One window of Gloeothece citriformis PCC 7424 genomic DNA carries:
- the dnaN gene encoding DNA polymerase III subunit beta produces MKFTCSQSDLNTNLSLVSRAVSSRPTHPILGNVLFVADLEQGLISLTAFDLSLGIRTSFNATIEEEGTITLPAKLLNDIVSRLPEGEITITLEPEEDEEDQEHTKVSIESVSGRFQLRGMKADDFPELPTIANVDPLKLPISALTEGLKGSLFAASTDETKQVLTGVHFAGQQDSLEFAATDGHRLAVVQTPTQETTEEEQTPPEPSSNLEGFAITIPARALRELERIMGMHKETDAITLYVDEGQVIFELGSQRLTSRKLEGAYPNYQQLIPRQFSRSATLERKRLLSSLERVALLADQKNNLVKFTLSSEKGQLILSVESQDLGSARESIPAEIIGESGEIAFNVKYLMDGLKALPASDIQMQLNQEKQPVIFTPLGGLKMTYLVMPVQIRE; encoded by the coding sequence ATGAAATTTACTTGTAGTCAAAGCGATCTCAATACCAATCTGTCATTGGTTAGTCGTGCGGTTTCTTCCCGTCCAACTCATCCCATTTTAGGAAATGTGCTATTTGTGGCCGATCTTGAACAAGGACTGATCAGCTTAACGGCGTTTGATCTCAGTTTAGGAATTCGCACCAGTTTTAATGCCACCATAGAAGAAGAAGGCACTATCACCTTACCCGCTAAACTCCTCAATGATATCGTTTCTCGACTCCCTGAAGGAGAAATTACCATCACTTTAGAGCCAGAAGAAGACGAAGAAGATCAAGAACACACCAAAGTCTCGATCGAGTCGGTTTCTGGACGGTTTCAACTCAGGGGAATGAAAGCCGATGATTTTCCTGAACTGCCGACGATCGCCAATGTCGACCCCCTTAAATTACCCATATCAGCGTTAACTGAAGGGTTAAAAGGGTCGTTATTTGCCGCTTCTACTGACGAAACCAAACAGGTACTCACAGGAGTTCATTTTGCCGGACAGCAAGATAGCCTAGAATTTGCGGCCACTGATGGACACCGTTTAGCTGTTGTGCAAACTCCTACCCAAGAAACAACAGAGGAGGAACAAACCCCCCCAGAACCGAGTTCTAATTTAGAAGGATTCGCCATTACCATTCCGGCTAGAGCTTTACGGGAATTAGAGCGAATTATGGGGATGCACAAAGAAACCGATGCCATTACCTTATATGTCGATGAAGGACAAGTTATTTTTGAATTAGGATCTCAACGGTTAACCAGTCGAAAGTTAGAAGGCGCTTATCCCAATTATCAACAATTAATTCCCCGTCAATTTTCCCGGTCTGCGACTCTAGAACGTAAACGATTATTAAGTTCTTTGGAACGAGTAGCCTTATTAGCCGATCAGAAAAATAATTTGGTCAAATTTACGCTTTCATCAGAAAAAGGGCAATTAATCCTATCGGTAGAATCTCAAGACTTAGGTAGTGCTAGAGAGTCTATCCCCGCCGAAATTATCGGAGAAAGTGGAGAAATTGCCTTTAATGTTAAATACTTAATGGATGGTTTAAAGGCACTGCCGGCTTCTGATATTCAAATGCAACTGAATCAGGAAAAGCAACCGGTCATTTTTACTCCCCTTGGAGGCTTAAAAATGACCTATTTAGTGATGCCGGTACAAATTCGAGAATAA
- a CDS encoding DUF938 domain-containing protein, whose amino-acid sequence MVKDARQFAPATERNRDPILKVLQEVLPSTGNILEIASGTGEHAVYFAPHFAPRQWLPSDPNPMLRESINAWQQYYQVDNMSPALTLEVCEPVWDVETENRAITAIICINMIHISPPQASLGLMAGAGRILPSGGILYLYGAYKQEGKHTSPSNEDFDRFLKQQNPDWGVRDLEEVVIQAKNQGLNLIKTVQMPANNLSVVFQRQ is encoded by the coding sequence ATGGTTAAAGATGCTCGACAATTTGCCCCGGCGACTGAACGCAACCGAGATCCCATTTTAAAGGTATTACAGGAAGTATTGCCCTCGACGGGGAATATTTTAGAGATTGCTAGCGGCACAGGAGAACACGCGGTTTATTTTGCCCCCCATTTTGCCCCTCGTCAATGGCTACCCTCTGATCCTAATCCAATGTTGCGAGAGAGTATCAATGCTTGGCAACAGTATTATCAGGTTGACAATATGTCTCCGGCTCTAACCCTAGAGGTTTGTGAGCCGGTTTGGGACGTTGAAACCGAAAATCGGGCAATTACCGCGATTATTTGTATTAACATGATTCATATTTCCCCCCCTCAAGCGAGTTTAGGATTAATGGCAGGGGCAGGGCGTATTTTACCGTCAGGAGGTATTCTGTATTTATACGGAGCTTATAAACAAGAGGGAAAACATACTTCCCCCAGTAACGAAGATTTCGATCGATTTTTAAAGCAACAAAACCCAGATTGGGGCGTTCGAGACTTAGAAGAGGTGGTAATACAAGCTAAAAACCAAGGGTTAAACTTAATCAAAACCGTTCAAATGCCAGCGAATAACCTTTCTGTCGTCTTTCAACGCCAATAA
- a CDS encoding LysR family transcriptional regulator, translating to MSDIPFTLDQLRILKAIAAEGSFKRAADTLFVSQPAVSLQVQNLEKQLNVPLFDRGGRKAQLTQAGYLLLSYGEKIITLCQETCRAIEDLQNLQGGTLIVGASQTTGTYLLPRMIGLFRQKYPDVSVQLQVHSTRRTSWGVANGQVDLAIIGGEVPAELQETLKVIPYANDELALIMPSSHPLAKVEMIQKDDLYKLQFITLDSQSTIRKVIDKVLTRCDIDTKRLKIEMELNSIEAIKNAVQSGLGVAFVSVTAIEKELQMEIIHRAHIKDVEITRTLSVIINPTRYRSKAAEALIKEILPQFSSYPDHLEMEYQSINNNRPKEIIPSPVNSSSL from the coding sequence ATGTCTGACATTCCTTTTACTTTAGATCAACTCCGAATTTTAAAAGCGATCGCTGCTGAGGGAAGTTTTAAGCGAGCCGCAGATACTCTCTTTGTCTCCCAACCCGCAGTCAGTCTTCAAGTGCAAAACTTAGAAAAACAACTCAACGTGCCTCTTTTTGATCGGGGAGGCCGCAAAGCCCAATTAACCCAAGCCGGTTATCTTCTCCTGAGCTATGGAGAAAAGATTATCACCCTGTGTCAAGAAACTTGTCGAGCGATCGAAGATTTACAAAATCTCCAGGGAGGGACATTAATTGTCGGTGCATCTCAAACCACCGGAACTTATTTACTCCCGCGCATGATCGGATTATTTCGTCAAAAATATCCCGATGTTTCCGTTCAATTACAAGTGCATTCTACCCGACGCACCTCTTGGGGGGTTGCCAATGGACAGGTAGACTTAGCCATCATTGGGGGAGAAGTTCCCGCCGAATTACAAGAAACCCTCAAAGTAATTCCCTATGCTAATGATGAACTGGCGTTAATTATGCCCTCTTCTCATCCCTTAGCTAAAGTAGAAATGATTCAAAAAGACGATTTATATAAACTTCAATTTATTACTTTAGATTCTCAATCTACCATTCGTAAAGTCATTGATAAAGTATTGACTCGATGTGATATTGACACCAAACGTTTAAAAATAGAAATGGAATTAAATTCAATTGAAGCGATTAAAAATGCAGTGCAATCAGGACTAGGAGTAGCCTTTGTTTCTGTCACAGCCATTGAAAAAGAATTACAAATGGAAATTATACATCGCGCCCATATTAAAGATGTAGAAATTACTCGAACTCTTTCAGTAATCATTAATCCTACTCGCTATCGTTCCAAAGCAGCAGAAGCCCTCATCAAAGAAATTTTGCCCCAATTTTCGAGTTATCCCGATCATTTAGAGATGGAATATCAATCAATCAATAATAATCGTCCCAAGGAAATTATCCCTAGTCCTGTTAATAGTTCATCTCTATAA
- a CDS encoding serine/threonine-protein kinase codes for MEILCTRPGCLHLNSFPELDHRSTLSSSQQKYCTRCGMPLILGGHFMPVRLLGQGGFGAAFLARDRYTPSLRYCVVKQFRPLGQFNEQTLNKALDLFEREAMVLDTLGRRHDQIPELYAFFPLMISNSSAQAEEQFFYIVQEYIEGKNLEDELAEKGAFSEAEVRYILTEMLNLLQFVHENGSIHRDIKPSNIMRDKQGRLYLLDFGAVKQVTVNINNPNSPQPTPKGSTGIFSMGFAPPEQMSGKKVYPSTDLYALAISCLTLLTGKSPDELYDVDQDGLNWKRYLPDLSEQLTAIFERMLQDNPNDRFQSAQEILTQLKPPQVTTSIQPQPKIQPPIQTQTQPQIQPPIQTPIQTPIPTPIPIKPKRQFSLLEILGGAAFTGFEGSLLIFALTSVISSPGIIVGFMLIGGLVFMQSRRIIEGKDLPIIAGITGLLFLLPLFTQDFPIQTVLIVSATIAIIAIGITSLFRLIYQLLAQAIN; via the coding sequence ATGGAAATTCTGTGTACTCGTCCTGGTTGTCTTCATCTCAATAGTTTTCCCGAACTCGATCATCGGTCAACCTTAAGCAGCAGTCAGCAAAAATATTGTACCAGGTGTGGAATGCCCCTAATTTTGGGGGGTCACTTTATGCCCGTTCGTTTATTAGGACAAGGGGGGTTTGGGGCTGCTTTTTTAGCCCGCGATCGCTATACTCCTAGTTTACGCTATTGTGTCGTTAAACAATTTCGACCGTTAGGACAATTTAATGAACAAACATTAAATAAAGCCCTCGATTTATTTGAAAGAGAAGCAATGGTTTTAGACACCTTGGGACGAAGACACGATCAAATTCCTGAGTTATATGCTTTCTTTCCTCTGATGATTTCTAATTCTTCCGCCCAAGCAGAAGAACAGTTTTTTTATATCGTTCAAGAATATATTGAAGGGAAAAATTTAGAAGATGAATTAGCAGAAAAAGGGGCTTTTTCAGAAGCCGAAGTCCGATATATTTTAACAGAAATGCTCAACCTTCTCCAATTTGTTCATGAGAATGGGTCAATTCATCGGGATATCAAACCGTCTAATATTATGCGTGATAAACAGGGACGATTATATTTACTCGATTTTGGAGCAGTTAAACAAGTTACTGTTAATATAAATAATCCTAATTCTCCTCAACCTACCCCCAAAGGATCAACCGGAATTTTTTCGATGGGGTTTGCTCCCCCCGAACAAATGTCAGGTAAAAAGGTGTATCCCTCTACTGATTTATATGCTTTAGCTATTAGCTGTCTGACTTTATTAACCGGTAAGTCTCCCGATGAATTATATGATGTAGATCAGGATGGTTTAAATTGGAAACGTTATCTTCCCGATCTCAGTGAGCAATTAACCGCTATTTTTGAGCGGATGCTTCAAGATAATCCTAACGATCGTTTTCAAAGCGCCCAAGAAATTTTAACCCAATTAAAACCCCCTCAAGTAACCACTTCTATCCAACCTCAACCTAAAATACAACCCCCAATACAAACTCAAACTCAACCTCAAATACAACCCCCAATACAAACGCCAATACAAACGCCAATACCAACCCCAATACCAATTAAACCCAAAAGACAATTTTCTTTACTAGAAATTTTAGGCGGAGCAGCCTTTACAGGATTTGAAGGGTCTTTATTAATATTTGCTTTAACCAGTGTAATCTCGTCTCCTGGGATTATTGTCGGATTTATGCTGATTGGGGGGTTAGTTTTTATGCAATCACGGCGAATTATTGAAGGAAAAGATTTACCGATTATAGCAGGAATTACGGGGTTACTTTTCTTGCTGCCTCTATTTACCCAAGACTTTCCCATTCAAACGGTGTTAATAGTTTCTGCTACCATTGCAATTATCGCTATTGGTATCACGTCTTTATTTCGTTTAATTTATCAGCTTCTTGCTCAAGCTATTAATTGA
- a CDS encoding DASH family cryptochrome, whose translation MTNKRILIWFRNDLRLHDHEALNEALQEKADIIPFYCFDERQFRTTSYGFPKTGKFRAQFLLESVADLRQSLQKLGSNLVIRQGLPELIIPQIAQPLNITALYYHEEVTAEELTVEKRLKKALAKCNIKVESFWGTTLYHPDNLPFEIYQLPELFTNFRKQVERKSTVAPVLPAPKSLPPLPDLDIGNLPSLSELGLEPAVFEPRGVLKFQGGEIAGRERLQDYIWQKNCLKNYKETRNEMLGADYSSKFSPWLAHGCLSPRYIYEEVQKYEHQRVKNDSTYWLIFELLWRDFFRFICAKHGNKIFFSQGLQGIDLPWKEDWQRFKLWQEGKTGYPLVDANMRELATTGFMSNRGRQNVASFLTKNLGINWLMGAEWFESLLIDYDVCSNYGNWNYTAGVGNDARGFRYFNIPKQSKDYDPKGDYLRYWLPELALVPGDKIHEPWKLSQEEQKRYRVRLGVDYPHPVVDFFKSVKGNEALYHRATSGQ comes from the coding sequence ATGACTAATAAAAGAATTTTAATCTGGTTTCGTAATGATTTACGTCTCCATGATCATGAAGCTTTAAATGAAGCTTTACAAGAAAAAGCAGATATTATTCCTTTTTATTGTTTTGATGAGCGGCAATTTAGAACAACTTCCTATGGCTTTCCTAAAACGGGAAAATTTCGCGCTCAATTTTTATTAGAAAGTGTAGCCGACTTACGACAATCTTTACAAAAATTAGGCAGTAATTTAGTCATTCGTCAAGGTTTACCCGAGTTAATTATACCTCAAATTGCCCAACCCTTAAATATAACTGCCCTTTATTATCACGAAGAAGTCACCGCCGAAGAATTAACCGTAGAAAAAAGACTCAAAAAAGCCTTAGCTAAATGTAACATTAAAGTCGAGAGTTTTTGGGGAACAACCCTTTACCATCCCGATAACTTACCCTTTGAAATTTACCAACTGCCTGAACTTTTTACCAACTTTCGTAAACAAGTTGAAAGAAAATCTACAGTAGCTCCGGTCTTACCTGCACCGAAAAGTTTACCCCCACTCCCTGACCTAGATATAGGAAATTTACCGAGTTTATCAGAGTTAGGGTTAGAACCAGCCGTTTTTGAGCCAAGGGGGGTTTTAAAATTTCAAGGCGGAGAAATTGCCGGACGAGAAAGATTACAGGATTATATTTGGCAAAAAAACTGTTTAAAAAATTACAAAGAAACTCGAAACGAAATGTTAGGGGCAGACTATTCCTCTAAATTTTCTCCTTGGTTAGCTCATGGATGTCTTTCTCCCCGTTATATTTACGAAGAAGTGCAAAAATATGAACATCAAAGAGTTAAAAATGATTCTACTTATTGGTTAATATTTGAATTGTTATGGCGAGACTTTTTCCGCTTTATTTGTGCAAAACATGGCAATAAAATCTTTTTCTCCCAAGGACTACAAGGGATTGATCTTCCTTGGAAAGAAGACTGGCAAAGATTTAAACTCTGGCAAGAGGGAAAAACCGGTTATCCCCTCGTCGATGCTAATATGAGAGAATTAGCCACCACTGGCTTTATGTCTAATCGGGGACGGCAAAATGTAGCCAGTTTTCTGACCAAAAACTTAGGAATTAATTGGTTAATGGGGGCAGAATGGTTCGAGTCTTTATTAATAGACTATGATGTTTGTAGTAACTATGGAAATTGGAATTATACCGCCGGAGTGGGCAATGATGCGCGAGGATTTCGCTATTTTAACATTCCCAAACAATCAAAAGATTATGATCCAAAAGGAGATTATCTCAGATATTGGCTTCCAGAATTAGCCTTAGTCCCCGGCGATAAAATACACGAACCTTGGAAATTGTCTCAAGAGGAACAAAAACGCTATCGAGTTCGACTAGGAGTAGATTATCCTCACCCGGTGGTAGATTTCTTCAAATCAGTCAAAGGCAACGAAGCTCTTTATCATAGAGCCACATCAGGTCAATAA
- a CDS encoding TonB family protein — protein sequence MSSAIILESPFAKPFNNSSTVAIVASVGIHALVLGVAFPYLSSTSKQESSDQTDVRLIELSPSEQSRLPDLSPQIPDITQFSNPSLGDTPLSETPTVDSTQIPPSLESWSSSTSLPALPPLEGLQSAPSLPPLPSLPPMNIYSPPVASLPSAPRPNFGNNLPNNLPPLPEITTPELRQPQAYEPQETPFREENIKPNFPSVDNELTLDDLRKSPVRYGEQRQQEINQQQDIAALSDPRRIDPNLEEERQRRLRAELLRGAERIQESLQADSTNTTNEEAKRNYVGWLAKHEERQTPIPQRENIPGNYPSIAQNRQIAGTSVYGVVVDASGKVVDLKLIQSAGYPILNEQAKKDILARNFPNGTGGNQLYQISVSFKPEPNVERNLPQPENNQREATPSRERTPNTPAAAPQPVQPSTPPTNRQPQTPITQPNNTPDTPTEQPVVEQSPTQQNPENQIEQPANNLQESQPDKPPVVEQSPVPENIKPEVISDPQKTPPSAQPSPTVAEPPATPANQKPSSTVAEPPATPANQKPSSRVAEPPAAPATQKPNSPGEAVSPPTSQKPANVNVDALGSPAPKKPSNPSPEAKNPSDTPSGT from the coding sequence ATGTCGTCTGCGATTATACTTGAGTCCCCATTTGCAAAACCCTTCAATAACTCCAGTACGGTAGCTATTGTTGCCTCTGTCGGGATTCATGCTTTGGTGTTAGGAGTGGCTTTTCCTTATTTATCGTCCACATCAAAGCAGGAGTCATCCGATCAGACCGATGTTAGACTGATTGAATTAAGCCCAAGCGAACAAAGTCGCTTACCGGATTTATCGCCCCAAATACCCGATATCACCCAATTTTCTAACCCTTCTTTAGGAGATACCCCCTTATCTGAGACTCCTACCGTCGATTCGACTCAAATCCCCCCATCTCTTGAGTCCTGGTCTTCGAGTACATCTTTACCGGCTTTACCTCCCTTAGAAGGACTCCAGTCAGCCCCTTCTCTGCCTCCTCTGCCCTCATTACCGCCGATGAATATTTATTCTCCGCCGGTGGCTTCACTTCCCTCCGCGCCTAGACCAAACTTTGGTAATAATTTACCTAATAATTTACCCCCTCTCCCCGAAATTACTACCCCCGAACTCCGTCAACCTCAAGCTTACGAACCTCAAGAAACACCCTTTAGAGAAGAAAATATCAAACCGAATTTTCCCTCTGTTGACAATGAATTAACCCTTGATGATCTCAGAAAATCTCCCGTTCGTTATGGTGAGCAACGACAGCAAGAAATCAATCAACAGCAAGACATAGCGGCACTTTCTGATCCTAGACGGATTGATCCTAACCTAGAAGAAGAACGTCAACGTCGGTTAAGGGCTGAACTCCTTCGGGGAGCAGAAAGAATTCAAGAATCATTACAAGCAGACTCAACGAATACGACTAACGAGGAAGCCAAAAGAAATTATGTCGGATGGCTGGCTAAACATGAAGAAAGACAAACTCCGATTCCTCAAAGGGAAAATATCCCCGGCAATTACCCCTCAATTGCCCAAAATAGACAAATCGCAGGAACGAGTGTCTATGGGGTTGTAGTCGATGCCTCTGGAAAAGTGGTCGATTTGAAACTGATTCAAAGTGCTGGCTATCCCATTTTAAATGAACAGGCAAAGAAAGATATCTTAGCTCGTAATTTTCCTAATGGAACGGGAGGCAATCAACTTTACCAAATTAGCGTCAGTTTTAAACCCGAACCTAATGTAGAGCGGAATTTACCTCAACCGGAAAATAATCAAAGAGAGGCAACCCCCTCAAGAGAAAGAACTCCTAACACTCCGGCGGCTGCTCCCCAACCGGTTCAACCTTCGACACCACCGACTAATAGACAACCGCAAACCCCCATTACCCAACCTAATAACACCCCAGACACTCCGACTGAGCAACCCGTAGTCGAACAATCTCCGACTCAACAAAACCCAGAAAATCAAATTGAACAACCGGCTAATAACCTCCAAGAAAGTCAACCTGATAAACCACCGGTAGTAGAACAGTCTCCTGTACCAGAAAATATCAAACCAGAGGTTATCTCTGATCCACAAAAAACCCCTCCCTCTGCTCAACCGAGTCCTACCGTAGCTGAACCTCCGGCAACTCCAGCCAATCAAAAACCGAGTTCTACCGTAGCTGAACCTCCGGCAACTCCGGCCAATCAAAAACCGAGTTCTAGAGTCGCCGAACCTCCGGCAGCACCCGCCACTCAAAAACCTAATTCTCCTGGAGAAGCGGTTAGTCCACCCACCAGTCAAAAACCGGCTAATGTTAATGTGGATGCGCTCGGCTCACCGGCTCCAAAAAAACCCTCTAATCCCTCTCCCGAAGCCAAAAATCCCTCTGATACTCCTTCGGGGACATAA